The following are from one region of the Ruficoccus sp. ZRK36 genome:
- a CDS encoding co-chaperone GroES, whose amino-acid sequence MSKAPKIQPLGDRVLVKAVEEQEQIKGGIYIPDSAKEKPQEAEVVALGTGAKNDKGEAQPFNVKVGDKVIVSKYGGTEVKFGDDVYTLLREDDILAIVG is encoded by the coding sequence ATGAGTAAAGCACCTAAGATCCAACCCCTCGGAGATCGCGTCCTCGTAAAGGCGGTCGAAGAACAGGAACAAATCAAGGGCGGTATCTACATCCCGGATTCCGCTAAAGAAAAGCCGCAGGAGGCCGAAGTGGTCGCCCTGGGCACCGGCGCCAAGAACGACAAGGGCGAAGCCCAGCCGTTCAACGTCAAGGTCGGTGACAAGGTCATCGTCTCCAAGTACGGTGGCACCGAGGTCAAGTTCGGCGACGACGTCTACACGCTGCTGCGTGAGGACGACATCCTCGCCATCGTCGGCTAA
- the lptE gene encoding LPS assembly lipoprotein LptE, with product MPSSTRFRPIFLAVMALMLLLGACSHYQLGPPGELPFRTLYVPPAINRTYAPQPGALLTDQTISDLQGHSNVKIVQNEQANATLSISIVEYERSVGATQSQDTGLAQSYILTMVCLVTLTDNRTGEVLMEGRRVTASQQAYVQGGFQIAEYQAMPVLTREMARKISNIVVSVW from the coding sequence ATGCCCTCTTCGACCCGCTTTCGTCCGATCTTTCTCGCTGTCATGGCGCTGATGCTCCTGCTGGGTGCCTGCTCGCACTATCAGCTCGGACCTCCCGGAGAGTTGCCCTTCCGCACACTCTATGTCCCTCCGGCGATCAATCGCACCTACGCTCCCCAGCCCGGTGCGCTGCTGACAGACCAAACCATCAGCGACCTGCAGGGGCACAGTAACGTCAAGATCGTCCAGAACGAGCAAGCCAACGCCACCCTGAGCATCTCTATCGTCGAGTACGAGCGCTCGGTGGGTGCCACGCAGAGCCAGGATACGGGATTGGCTCAGTCCTACATCCTGACCATGGTTTGCCTCGTCACCTTGACCGATAACCGTACCGGAGAAGTCCTCATGGAGGGTCGCCGTGTGACTGCCTCGCAGCAGGCTTACGTCCAGGGCGGCTTCCAGATTGCCGAGTATCAGGCCATGCCCGTGCTGACCCGTGAAATGGCACGCAAGATCAGTAACATCGTCGTCAGCGTCTGGTAA
- the rpmF gene encoding 50S ribosomal protein L32 produces the protein MAQPKRKQSKMRSAKRRGANRFKAPLLAKDPTDGTAHLPHRVNPANGMYRGRQVIEVDL, from the coding sequence ATGGCACAACCCAAACGTAAGCAGTCCAAGATGCGCAGCGCAAAACGCCGCGGCGCCAACCGATTCAAGGCCCCCTTGCTCGCCAAGGATCCCACCGACGGCACCGCCCATCTGCCGCACCGCGTCAACCCGGCCAACGGCATGTACCGCGGGCGTCAGGTGATCGAAGTCGATCTCTAA
- a CDS encoding MFS transporter produces the protein MDPQTRKNLRCSIADAILATPWTIISVPAGFIISALLNLHYGIRPGMFGLIVSLPAWANASQILLMPFIARFFNARDMTLSMSWLNLGLWIMLTGALPFFPEDNRVAAGQIFLIFFILSSSSAAFMGLGWLAWMRQIVPGEIRGEFFGRRNRYIAFVTLGFLFVSMGLLEWYPDNVSTYQILLGIGMAGRFGALLAQHLIMDEKSNNEPLVQGKWWSQLRVTLVHPGFLAFILFNAWVNFWMNVTGPFSTVFVYEHLGLSPGQFAIFNILATITGAFAMPLWGKFIDRHGCVPAIGLGLLLWQCQNLMWAVLTPENTWLLYPMWLWGGSVAAGFVLGSFNLLLKIIPPGAKTTAISLNLAATSIAAGSAPIIVGLLLDMGDDRGWSQVMMYRVGFVTAPVAILLSLIFLKRIREPAADSRYSTVWGAMRMVRQSMQSFGLATLGNITLIRHRRKNEPSDDNDHDDSDGPLSDNDDSDK, from the coding sequence ATGGACCCCCAAACGCGCAAAAACCTGCGCTGCAGCATTGCTGATGCTATCCTGGCTACCCCGTGGACGATTATCTCGGTCCCCGCAGGGTTTATCATCTCGGCGCTCCTGAACCTGCACTACGGTATCCGGCCGGGGATGTTCGGGCTCATCGTATCCCTGCCCGCCTGGGCGAATGCGTCGCAGATTTTGCTCATGCCCTTTATCGCGCGGTTCTTCAATGCGCGGGACATGACACTGAGCATGTCGTGGCTAAACCTCGGGCTGTGGATTATGCTGACGGGCGCGCTGCCATTCTTCCCCGAGGACAACCGCGTCGCCGCCGGGCAGATATTTCTGATTTTCTTCATTCTTTCCAGCAGCAGTGCGGCCTTTATGGGGTTGGGGTGGCTGGCATGGATGCGGCAGATCGTGCCGGGAGAAATCCGGGGGGAGTTTTTCGGGCGCCGTAACCGCTACATCGCATTTGTCACGCTGGGCTTCCTCTTCGTGAGCATGGGCCTGCTGGAGTGGTACCCGGACAACGTCAGCACCTACCAGATCCTGCTCGGGATCGGCATGGCCGGACGCTTTGGGGCACTGCTGGCCCAGCACCTGATCATGGACGAAAAGTCCAACAACGAGCCCCTCGTCCAAGGGAAGTGGTGGAGCCAGCTGCGCGTGACTCTCGTCCACCCCGGTTTCCTGGCCTTCATTTTGTTCAATGCGTGGGTGAACTTCTGGATGAACGTGACCGGCCCCTTCAGCACGGTCTTTGTCTACGAGCACCTGGGTCTGAGCCCCGGTCAGTTCGCGATTTTCAATATCCTGGCCACGATCACCGGCGCATTTGCAATGCCGCTGTGGGGCAAGTTCATCGACCGACATGGTTGCGTCCCGGCCATCGGCCTCGGACTGCTGCTGTGGCAGTGTCAGAACCTGATGTGGGCCGTGCTGACCCCGGAAAACACCTGGCTGCTGTACCCGATGTGGCTGTGGGGTGGCTCGGTAGCCGCAGGCTTTGTGCTGGGATCGTTTAACCTGCTGCTGAAAATCATCCCGCCGGGAGCCAAGACGACCGCGATCAGCCTGAACCTGGCCGCGACCTCAATCGCCGCGGGCTCGGCCCCGATCATCGTGGGGCTCCTGCTCGATATGGGTGATGACCGGGGCTGGTCGCAGGTGATGATGTACCGGGTCGGATTCGTGACAGCTCCCGTCGCCATCCTGCTATCGCTGATCTTTCTCAAGCGCATCCGTGAGCCTGCCGCCGACTCGCGCTACTCCACCGTGTGGGGCGCGATGCGCATGGTTCGCCAAAGCATGCAGAGCTTTGGACTGGCCACTTTAGGGAACATCACGCTCATCCGCCACAGGCGTAAGAACGAGCCGTCCGATGACAACGATCATGATGACTCAGACGGTCCGCTCTCCGATAATGACGACTCGGACAAGTAA
- a CDS encoding MFS transporter — protein sequence MDARTEKNLRVVMVDGILATPWTILSLPAGFIISALLNLHYGIRPGLFGLIVSMPAWANASQIVLMPFLARFFTARDMTIGMSWLNLGLWILLAAVLPYLPDQDQAVAGQIFLIFFILASLSASLLGLGWLAWVQRLVPSESRGDYFGRRNRYIALTTLAFLFMSMGLLKWFPDSVYGYQLILSVGAIMRFGSVLSEHLTREDPSESDQPLIQGKWWSQLRLTLRHPGFLTFVAFNFWINFWINLTGPFGAVYAYEQLGISPGQFALMNIFSTMTGALAMPLWGKFMDKHGCMPVIGLGLLLWQLQNFLWVALTPGTTWLLYPMFLWGGSVAAAFLLGSFNILLKIIPHDAKTAGISLNLAATSVAAGMAPILAGLILNFGQSMGWSTVVIYRIGFTISPVAILLSLLFLKRIREPEADPRYSTVWGATRMVRQSMQSIGLASLANTTLVGRKIRRPRRSARKAAASKSSPPHKDANTDPENKIE from the coding sequence ATGGACGCACGCACAGAAAAAAATCTGCGCGTCGTGATGGTTGACGGTATTCTGGCCACTCCCTGGACAATTCTGTCGCTGCCGGCGGGCTTCATCATCTCCGCTTTGCTGAATCTGCACTACGGGATCAGGCCGGGGCTATTCGGCTTGATTGTCTCGATGCCTGCGTGGGCCAATGCCTCGCAGATCGTGCTCATGCCGTTTCTGGCGCGTTTCTTTACGGCCCGAGACATGACGATCGGAATGTCCTGGCTAAACCTCGGGCTGTGGATCCTGCTGGCCGCGGTGCTCCCCTACCTGCCAGATCAGGACCAGGCGGTCGCGGGGCAGATTTTCCTGATCTTCTTTATCCTGGCCAGCCTGAGTGCCTCGCTGCTGGGGCTGGGTTGGCTGGCGTGGGTCCAGCGGCTGGTCCCCTCGGAGAGCCGGGGCGACTACTTCGGCCGCCGCAACCGCTACATCGCCCTCACGACGCTGGCGTTTCTCTTCATGAGCATGGGGCTGCTTAAGTGGTTCCCGGACAGCGTGTATGGCTACCAGCTGATTCTATCTGTAGGCGCGATCATGCGCTTTGGCTCCGTACTCTCGGAGCACCTCACCCGCGAAGACCCCAGCGAGTCCGACCAACCGCTTATCCAGGGTAAATGGTGGTCGCAACTGCGCCTGACGCTGCGACACCCGGGCTTTTTGACCTTCGTCGCCTTCAATTTCTGGATCAACTTCTGGATCAACCTCACCGGTCCCTTTGGGGCGGTCTATGCCTACGAGCAGTTGGGGATCAGCCCCGGCCAGTTCGCACTCATGAACATCTTTTCCACCATGACAGGGGCCCTCGCGATGCCGCTGTGGGGGAAGTTCATGGACAAGCATGGCTGCATGCCCGTGATCGGGCTGGGCCTGCTGCTGTGGCAGCTGCAAAACTTCCTCTGGGTCGCACTGACTCCCGGCACCACCTGGCTGCTGTACCCGATGTTTCTGTGGGGCGGCTCGGTCGCAGCGGCCTTCCTGCTGGGCTCCTTTAACATCCTGCTCAAAATCATCCCTCACGATGCAAAGACGGCTGGCATCAGCCTGAATCTGGCGGCGACATCCGTCGCTGCCGGGATGGCCCCGATCCTCGCCGGTCTGATCCTGAACTTTGGGCAGAGCATGGGCTGGTCCACGGTAGTCATTTACCGGATCGGGTTCACCATCAGCCCGGTGGCCATTTTGCTGTCGCTGCTGTTCCTGAAGCGTATCCGTGAGCCGGAGGCCGACCCACGCTACTCCACCGTCTGGGGGGCCACCCGCATGGTGCGCCAGTCTATGCAAAGTATTGGTCTGGCCTCGCTGGCCAATACCACGCTCGTGGGCCGTAAAATCCGCCGCCCGCGCCGCTCCGCGCGGAAGGCAGCCGCCAGCAAGTCCTCTCCCCCTCATAAGGATGCCAATACCGATCCTGAAAATAAGATTGAATAA
- the plsX gene encoding phosphate acyltransferase PlsX: MINTAYAPMVDMTCGATVAVDAMGGDLGPAEVVAAIQLGLGSPDWTKLHKIILTGRQEELLPLLREAGLEKHPKLVLEHASDVIAMDEKPKVAFRRKESSLLRVIDLVRTGQADAAVSCGNTGALMFSSTLILKKMSGVERPALPAVIPSKNHHFILLDAGAQPETTARQLAHNAILGEAYARAIFPIEKPRVGLLTIGTEEGKGTARIAEAHDLLKQLTGEINYIGLIEGFDTFKNVADVVVCDGFTGNILLKTLESMVVTLKDVLKDEFSATPIRKIGALLNKGSFASIKKTFSPEHYAGAPLLGLNGLVVKAHGSSNREFIKSAIRIACDALEHDMNAHVGDAIEKANAFAKSSTEPAASVEFSG; the protein is encoded by the coding sequence ATGATCAACACAGCTTATGCTCCCATGGTTGATATGACGTGTGGAGCCACCGTTGCGGTGGATGCTATGGGGGGTGACCTCGGCCCGGCCGAAGTTGTTGCCGCCATCCAGCTGGGGCTTGGTAGCCCTGATTGGACCAAGCTGCACAAAATCATCCTGACAGGCCGCCAGGAAGAACTCTTGCCGCTGCTGCGTGAGGCCGGGCTGGAGAAGCACCCCAAGCTCGTGCTGGAGCACGCCTCTGACGTGATCGCCATGGACGAAAAGCCCAAGGTGGCCTTCCGGCGCAAGGAGTCCTCCCTGCTGCGCGTGATTGACCTGGTCCGCACCGGGCAGGCTGATGCCGCCGTGAGCTGCGGTAACACCGGGGCGCTGATGTTCTCCTCCACCCTGATTCTGAAAAAGATGTCCGGGGTCGAGCGCCCGGCCCTGCCCGCCGTCATCCCGAGCAAGAACCACCACTTTATCCTGCTGGACGCCGGAGCCCAGCCCGAGACGACGGCCCGCCAGCTCGCCCACAACGCCATCCTGGGCGAAGCCTACGCCCGCGCCATCTTCCCCATCGAGAAGCCCCGTGTCGGATTGCTGACCATCGGTACCGAGGAGGGTAAGGGCACGGCCCGTATCGCCGAGGCGCACGACCTGCTCAAGCAATTGACCGGTGAGATCAACTACATCGGGCTGATCGAGGGATTCGACACCTTTAAGAACGTGGCCGACGTGGTCGTCTGTGACGGCTTCACGGGAAACATCCTGCTCAAGACGCTTGAGTCCATGGTGGTGACCCTCAAGGACGTGCTCAAGGACGAGTTTAGCGCCACCCCGATCCGCAAGATCGGAGCCCTGCTCAACAAGGGCTCCTTTGCCAGCATCAAAAAGACCTTCAGCCCCGAGCATTACGCCGGCGCTCCCCTGCTCGGTCTCAACGGCCTCGTCGTCAAGGCTCATGGCTCCAGTAACCGCGAGTTTATCAAGAGCGCCATCCGTATCGCCTGCGATGCACTGGAGCACGACATGAACGCCCATGTCGGCGATGCTATCGAAAAAGCTAACGCGTTCGCAAAATCCTCTACAGAACCGGCTGCCAGCGTAGAATTTTCTGGTTAA
- a CDS encoding metal-dependent hydrolase has protein sequence MDSLTQIVLASSFCAAIAPAENRRAALLAGAALGTLPDLDSLPLILATDNPVVLMTWHRSFTHSLFVLPLIGWLIWWLCKRYGRRGRVRAAPRRWFWAIEAALVTHPLIDACTVYGTQLFWPFMPPPVMLANLFIIDPLYTIWLLLGCIIALIAGARPLAQKALVAGLVISTAYAGWAFIAKTQADREARAELARLGYADAPYFSVPTPLNTLLWRSVAMTEDGFFEGERSLVADEGPTRFRRNASDTAALAEVRDYPNVQRLLWFNHGFVKAEVVPAPEGGEWLILRDLRMGAEPSYAFNFAVAERDDPTAPWREIDPRMLPRNNGGDRWSLDVIWDRIWQAEG, from the coding sequence ATGGATTCTCTGACTCAAATCGTCCTCGCCTCTTCCTTTTGTGCGGCTATCGCGCCGGCTGAAAACCGTCGGGCAGCCCTGCTGGCCGGGGCGGCTCTGGGGACGCTTCCCGACCTCGACAGCCTGCCGCTTATCCTGGCCACGGATAACCCGGTCGTGCTGATGACCTGGCACCGCAGCTTTACGCATTCGCTGTTCGTGCTGCCCCTCATCGGCTGGCTGATCTGGTGGCTGTGTAAACGCTATGGGCGGCGCGGCCGAGTCCGGGCGGCTCCGCGTCGCTGGTTCTGGGCCATCGAGGCGGCGCTGGTCACGCATCCGCTGATCGACGCCTGCACGGTGTACGGCACCCAGCTCTTCTGGCCCTTCATGCCGCCGCCGGTGATGCTGGCAAATCTCTTCATCATCGACCCGCTCTACACGATCTGGCTCCTGCTCGGGTGTATCATCGCGCTGATTGCAGGAGCGCGCCCACTCGCGCAAAAGGCCCTCGTCGCCGGGCTCGTCATCAGTACCGCCTATGCGGGGTGGGCCTTTATCGCAAAAACGCAGGCCGACCGCGAGGCCCGCGCGGAGCTGGCTCGTCTCGGCTACGCGGATGCTCCGTACTTCTCTGTGCCCACGCCGCTGAACACCCTGCTGTGGCGCTCTGTTGCCATGACTGAAGACGGCTTCTTCGAGGGCGAACGCTCGCTCGTCGCTGATGAGGGCCCCACGCGCTTCCGTCGCAATGCTTCGGATACGGCGGCGCTGGCAGAGGTACGTGATTACCCGAATGTGCAGCGCCTGCTGTGGTTCAATCACGGCTTCGTCAAGGCCGAGGTCGTCCCAGCCCCCGAGGGTGGGGAGTGGCTGATCCTGCGGGATCTGCGTATGGGCGCCGAGCCCTCCTACGCGTTTAACTTCGCTGTGGCCGAGCGTGATGACCCCACGGCCCCCTGGCGCGAAATCGACCCCCGCATGCTGCCCCGTAACAACGGCGGCGACCGCTGGTCCCTCGATGTCATCTGGGACCGTATCTGGCAAGCAGAGGGGTAG
- the groL gene encoding chaperonin GroEL (60 kDa chaperone family; promotes refolding of misfolded polypeptides especially under stressful conditions; forms two stacked rings of heptamers to form a barrel-shaped 14mer; ends can be capped by GroES; misfolded proteins enter the barrel where they are refolded when GroES binds) encodes MPKQMVFDEAARKKILAGVEALAKAVAVTLGPKGRNVLIDKKFGSPTVTKDGVSVAKEVELKDPYENMGAQMVREVASKTSDSAGDGTTTATVLAEAIFREGLKNVAAGSNPIFLKRGIDKAVEAAVAKLAKDSKKVSSREEIKQVATVSANWDSEIGDIIADAMDKVGKDGTITVEEAKGIETTLDVVEGMQFDKGYLSPYFVTNAETMDCVLEDAYILIHEKKISSLNDLLPILQNVAKTGKPFLIISEDVEGEALAALVVNKLRGSLNVAAVKAPGFGDRRKAMLEDIAILTGGRLITEDLGIKLESVQLADLGQAKRVVIDKENTTIVEGAGKSSDIQARVKLIRRQIEETSSDYDREKLQERLAKLAGGVAVINVGAPTEPDMKEKKARVEDALHATRAAVEEGISIGGSVGLLRTAAAIEKVAEELEGDEQVGAKIIRRAIELPLKKLCSNAGVEGSLVVQEVLKSKGSKGYNVATGEYEDLAAAGVVDPTKVTRSSLQNAASVSGLLLTTECMITDMPEEKSAGGAPDMGGMGGMGGMPGMM; translated from the coding sequence ATGCCTAAGCAAATGGTATTCGATGAAGCCGCCCGCAAGAAGATCCTCGCTGGCGTCGAAGCTCTCGCCAAGGCCGTTGCCGTGACCCTCGGACCGAAGGGCCGCAACGTTCTTATCGACAAGAAATTCGGCTCGCCGACCGTCACCAAGGACGGTGTCAGCGTCGCCAAGGAAGTTGAGCTCAAGGACCCGTACGAAAACATGGGTGCCCAGATGGTTCGCGAAGTCGCCTCCAAGACTTCCGACAGCGCTGGTGACGGTACCACCACCGCCACCGTTCTGGCCGAAGCTATCTTCCGCGAAGGCCTGAAGAACGTCGCCGCCGGCTCGAACCCGATCTTCCTCAAGCGCGGGATCGACAAGGCTGTTGAAGCCGCCGTCGCCAAGCTCGCCAAGGACTCCAAGAAGGTCTCCAGCCGCGAAGAAATCAAGCAGGTCGCTACCGTCTCCGCCAACTGGGACAGCGAAATCGGTGACATCATCGCCGACGCCATGGACAAGGTCGGCAAGGACGGCACGATCACGGTGGAAGAAGCCAAGGGTATCGAAACCACCCTCGACGTCGTCGAAGGTATGCAGTTCGACAAGGGCTACCTCTCCCCGTACTTCGTGACCAATGCCGAGACGATGGACTGCGTCCTCGAAGACGCCTACATCCTCATCCACGAAAAGAAGATCAGCAGCCTCAATGACCTGCTCCCGATCCTCCAGAACGTGGCCAAGACCGGCAAGCCCTTCCTCATCATCTCCGAAGACGTCGAAGGCGAAGCCCTCGCCGCTCTCGTGGTGAACAAGCTGCGTGGCTCCCTGAATGTCGCTGCCGTCAAGGCTCCCGGATTCGGTGACCGCCGCAAGGCCATGCTCGAAGACATCGCCATCCTCACCGGTGGCCGCCTGATCACCGAAGACCTCGGCATCAAGCTCGAAAGCGTTCAGCTCGCCGACCTCGGCCAGGCCAAGCGCGTTGTCATCGACAAGGAAAACACCACCATCGTCGAAGGTGCCGGTAAGAGCTCTGACATCCAGGCCCGCGTGAAGCTGATCCGTCGCCAGATCGAGGAAACCTCCTCCGACTACGACCGCGAAAAGCTCCAGGAACGCCTGGCTAAGCTCGCTGGCGGTGTCGCCGTGATCAATGTTGGCGCCCCGACCGAGCCCGACATGAAGGAAAAGAAGGCCCGCGTGGAAGACGCCCTGCACGCTACCCGTGCCGCCGTCGAAGAAGGCATCTCCATCGGTGGTTCCGTCGGCCTGCTGCGCACGGCTGCCGCTATCGAAAAGGTTGCCGAAGAACTCGAAGGTGACGAACAGGTTGGCGCCAAGATCATCCGCCGCGCTATCGAACTGCCGCTGAAGAAGCTCTGCTCGAACGCCGGTGTCGAAGGCAGCCTCGTCGTCCAGGAAGTTCTCAAGTCCAAGGGCTCGAAGGGCTACAATGTCGCCACGGGCGAGTACGAAGACCTGGCCGCTGCCGGTGTCGTCGACCCGACCAAGGTGACCCGCTCCTCCCTGCAGAATGCAGCTTCGGTCTCCGGTCTGCTCCTGACCACCGAGTGCATGATCACCGATATGCCCGAAGAAAAGTCTGCCGGTGGCGCTCCCGATATGGGCGGCATGGGCGGTATGGGCGGCATGCCCGGCATGATGTAG
- a CDS encoding beta-ketoacyl-ACP synthase III: MPADTASVIVKGIGAYVPARIVTNDELSKTVDTSDEWIRTRSGISERHVADPDQATSDLATQAALAAMADANVSPEDIDLIIVATMSPDMAFPSTACLVQSKIGAGCIAAFDITAACSGFLYALETGTRMLKAGDYRHALIIGAEKMTSLMDWDDRTTCVLFGDGAGAVVLGKSDEPGTGVIDSILRADGERPSLLYMPAGGSARPASAETVANHEHFLKMNGKEIFKVAVRDMGKVALDLLDKVGVKPEEVACFIPHQANIRIIESMVARMGVPMDKFLINIDRFGNTSAASIPIALEEARRTGKVKSGDYVLMAAFGAGLTWGASLVKLT; the protein is encoded by the coding sequence ATGCCCGCAGACACAGCCTCCGTTATCGTAAAAGGAATTGGTGCCTATGTGCCCGCACGCATCGTTACCAACGATGAACTTTCCAAAACCGTCGATACCTCCGACGAGTGGATCCGCACACGTTCCGGTATCAGCGAGCGCCATGTAGCCGACCCGGACCAGGCCACTTCCGACCTTGCCACGCAGGCTGCCCTGGCTGCCATGGCCGATGCAAACGTGTCCCCCGAGGACATTGACCTGATCATCGTCGCCACCATGTCCCCTGACATGGCCTTCCCGTCCACCGCCTGCCTCGTACAGAGCAAGATCGGCGCGGGCTGTATCGCCGCCTTTGACATTACCGCCGCCTGCAGCGGCTTCCTCTACGCGCTGGAGACCGGCACCCGCATGCTGAAAGCCGGTGACTACCGCCACGCGCTCATTATCGGTGCCGAGAAGATGACCAGCCTGATGGACTGGGATGACCGCACCACCTGCGTGCTCTTCGGCGATGGAGCCGGGGCCGTTGTCCTCGGTAAGAGTGACGAGCCCGGCACCGGGGTGATCGACAGTATCCTGCGCGCCGACGGCGAGCGCCCCAGCCTGCTCTACATGCCCGCAGGCGGCTCGGCCCGCCCGGCCAGCGCCGAAACCGTGGCCAACCACGAGCATTTCCTCAAGATGAACGGCAAGGAGATCTTCAAGGTCGCCGTCCGCGACATGGGTAAGGTCGCCCTCGACCTGCTCGACAAGGTTGGGGTCAAGCCCGAGGAGGTCGCCTGCTTCATCCCCCATCAGGCCAATATCCGCATCATCGAGTCCATGGTGGCCCGGATGGGCGTGCCGATGGATAAATTCCTCATCAACATCGACCGCTTTGGGAACACCTCGGCGGCCTCCATCCCGATCGCCCTCGAAGAGGCCCGCCGCACCGGTAAGGTCAAATCCGGCGATTATGTGCTCATGGCCGCTTTTGGGGCCGGGCTGACCTGGGGCGCTTCGCTGGTCAAGCTGACCTGA
- a CDS encoding tetratricopeptide repeat protein produces the protein MPTRILTFLLFLSTLCGLRAELVWTPDEGWHVVGGVTEKLVGPSGEDFANAIDIMNEAREDQENGSQWSALDLYDDVVSDYPNSIFAPEALYQRAVIYIDRNQYEAATKELQKIVRKYPNYEDFNLVVKSFYDIGEKVQDGSLPYYWGLIPGFYNSELSTKAYEEVVQSAPYSDYAPMALMNLAIVANENEEPEQAIDALDRLINNYPDSFITSDAYLSLAQTYGSLVQGPEYDQGATHQSISYYKDFLILFPDSTSIADAEAGLYYMQETLAGNRYDMGTFYWEYRNNPRAALIFLNEAITVAPDSPSARKARELIIKIKSGEEPPMTPYDWVFGRYREPSDRQYDDQSEVDMLENEGFQIEQTEQFLETPGDEAVETYDPETGTTQDYMGVGVPLADPYLDDPIMEPYNGGPIDPMIGPEFEDVNNLFPVQLPGPNTPEQQAVDKQQTEAAENENLPAGAQ, from the coding sequence ATGCCTACGCGCATCCTGACATTTCTCCTGTTCCTGAGCACCCTCTGCGGCCTGCGGGCTGAGCTGGTGTGGACTCCCGATGAGGGCTGGCACGTCGTTGGCGGCGTGACCGAAAAACTCGTAGGCCCCTCCGGCGAGGACTTTGCCAATGCCATCGACATCATGAACGAGGCCCGCGAGGACCAGGAGAACGGTAGCCAATGGTCCGCCCTCGATCTCTACGACGATGTCGTCAGCGATTATCCGAACTCTATCTTCGCGCCCGAGGCCCTCTACCAGAGAGCCGTCATCTACATCGACCGCAACCAGTACGAAGCCGCCACCAAGGAGCTTCAGAAGATCGTCCGGAAGTATCCCAACTACGAGGATTTCAACCTCGTGGTTAAAAGCTTCTACGATATCGGCGAAAAGGTTCAGGACGGCTCCCTGCCCTACTACTGGGGCCTGATCCCCGGCTTTTATAACTCTGAGCTGTCCACCAAGGCCTACGAAGAGGTCGTCCAGAGCGCACCGTACAGCGACTACGCACCGATGGCCCTGATGAATCTCGCCATCGTCGCCAATGAAAACGAAGAGCCCGAGCAAGCCATTGATGCCCTCGACCGGTTGATCAACAACTACCCGGACAGCTTCATCACCTCCGACGCCTATCTCAGCCTGGCCCAGACCTACGGCTCCCTCGTCCAGGGCCCCGAGTACGACCAGGGCGCCACCCACCAGTCCATCTCCTACTATAAGGACTTTCTGATCCTCTTCCCGGATTCCACCAGTATCGCCGATGCCGAGGCTGGTCTGTACTACATGCAGGAGACCCTCGCCGGTAACCGCTACGACATGGGCACCTTTTACTGGGAGTATCGCAACAACCCGCGCGCTGCTCTGATTTTCCTGAATGAAGCTATCACCGTCGCCCCGGACTCGCCCAGTGCCCGCAAGGCCCGCGAGCTGATCATCAAGATCAAGTCCGGCGAAGAGCCGCCCATGACCCCCTACGACTGGGTCTTCGGCCGCTACCGCGAGCCCTCCGACCGTCAGTACGACGATCAGAGCGAGGTCGATATGCTCGAGAACGAAGGCTTCCAGATCGAGCAGACCGAGCAGTTCCTCGAAACGCCCGGCGACGAAGCAGTCGAGACTTACGATCCTGAAACCGGCACCACCCAGGACTACATGGGCGTAGGTGTGCCGCTGGCTGATCCTTACCTCGACGACCCGATCATGGAGCCCTACAACGGCGGTCCCATTGACCCGATGATCGGCCCCGAGTTTGAGGACGTGAACAACCTCTTCCCGGTCCAGCTCCCTGGCCCGAACACTCCCGAACAGCAGGCCGTAGACAAGCAGCAGACCGAAGCGGCTGAAAACGAAAACCTGCCCGCAGGAGCCCAGTAA